In Streptomyces sp. NBC_00344, the genomic window CACCATTCCCTCACGGTACTATCCGCTATCGGTCACCAGGGAATATTTAGGCTTAGCGGGTGGTCCCGCCAGATTCACACGGGATTTCTCGGGCCCCGTGCTACTTGGGAGTCACACAAGCAAGCCGTTGATGTTTCAGCTACGGGGGTCTTACCCTCTACGCCGGACCTTTCGCATGTCCTTCGCCTACACCAACGGTTTCTGACTTGCCCAACAGCCGGCAGACTGTTGAAGTGCAATCCCACAACCCCGCATGCGCAACCCCTGCCGGGTATCACACACATACGGTTTGGCCTCATCCGGTTTCGCTCGCCACTACTCCCGGAATCACGGTTGTTTTCTCTTCCTGAGGGTACTGAGATGTTTCACTTCCCCTCGTTCCCTCCACACTGCCTATGTGTTCAGCAGCGGGTGACAGCCCATGACGACTGCCGGGTTTCCCCATTCGGAAACCCCCGGATCAAAGCCTGGTTGACGGCTCCCCGGGGACTATCGTGGCCTCCCACGTCCTTCATCGGTTCCTGGTGCCAAGGCATCCACCGTGCGCCCTTAAAAACTTGGCCACAGATGCTCGCGTCCACTGTGCAGTTCTCAAACAACGACCAGCCACCCATCACCCCACCCATACAGGCGAGTTCACTGGGGCCGGCAACCGAAGACACAGGCATAGCCCGTACCTTCAGATACCCAACAGCGTGCCCGACCCGACCGATCCCCTCCACGTTCCACGCCGAAGCAGTACTAGTGAAAACAACCTGTCGTGCCGAGTAGTCAACGTTCCACCCATGAGCAACCAGCACCGAACATTCGCCGGTGTACTGGCCTCTGACCAAGCGGACTTGGTAAGAAGTGCTCCTTAGAAAGGAGGTGATCCAGCCGCACCTTCCGGTACGGCTACCTTGTTACGACTTCGTCCCAATCGCCAGTCCCACCTTCGACAGCTCCCTCCCACAAGGGGTTGGGCCACCGGCTTCGGGTGTTACCGACTTTCGTGACGTGACGGGCGGTGTGTACAAGGCCCGGGAACGTATTCACCGCAGCAATGCTGATCTGCGATTACTAGCAACTCCGACTTCATGGGGTCGAGTTGCAGACCCCAATCCGAACTGAGACCGGCTTTTTGAGATTCGCTCCGCCTTGCGACATCGCAGCTCATTGTACCGGCCATTGTAGCACGTGTGCAGCCCAAGACATAAGGGGCATGATGACTTGACGTCGTCCCCACCTTCCTCCGAGTTGACCCCGGCAGTCTCCTGTGAGTCCCCATCACCCCGAAAGGCATGCTGGCAACACAGAACAGGGGTTGCGCTCGTTGCGGGACTTAACCCAACATCTCACGACACGAGCTGACGACAGCCATGCACCACCTGTACACCGACCACAAGGGGGGCCGTATCTCTACGGCTTTCCGGTGTATGTCAAGCCTTGGTAAGGTTCTTCGCGTTGCGTCGAATTAAGCCACATGCTCCGCTGCTTGTGCGGGCCCCCGTCAATTCCTTTGAGTTTTAGCCTTGCGGCCGTACTCCCCAGGCGGGGAACTTAATGCGTTAGCTGCGGCACCGACGACGTGGAATGTCGCCAACACCTAGTTCCCAACGTTTACGGCGTGGACTACCAGGGTATCTAATCCTGTTCGCTCCCCACGCTTTCGCTCCTCAGCGTCAGTAATGGCCCAGAGATCCGCCTTCGCCACCGGTGTTCCTCCTGATATCTGCGCATTTCACCGCTACACCAGGAATTCCGATCTCCCCTACCACACTCTAGCCTGCCCGTATCGACTGCAGACCCGGGGTTAAGCCCCGGGCTTTCACAACCGACGTGACAAGCCGCCTACGAGCTCTTTACGCCCAATAATTCCGGACAACGCTCGCACCCTACGTATTACCGCGGCTGCTGGCACGTAGTTAGCCGGTGCTTCTTCTGCAGGTACCGTCACTTGCGCTTCTTCCCTGCTGAAAGAGGTTTACAACCCGAAGGCCGTCATCCCTCACGCGGCGTCGCTGCATCAGGCTTTCGCCCATTGTGCAATATTCCCCACTGCTGCCTCCCGTAGGAGTCTGGGCCGTGTCTCAGTCCCAGTGTGGCCGGTCGCCCTCTCAGGCCGGCTACCCGTCGTCGCCTTGGTAGGCCATCACCCCACCAACTAGCTGATAGGCCGCGGGCTCATCCTTCACCGCCGGAGCTTTTAACCACCTCAGATGCCCGAGGAAGTGTTATCCGGTATTAGACCCCGTTTCCAGGGCTTGTCCCAGAGTGAAGGGCAGATTGCCCACGTGTTACTCACCCGTTCGCCACTAATCCACCCCGAAAGGCTTCATCGTTCGACTTGCATGTGTTAAGCACGCCGCCAGCGTTCGTCCTGAGCCAGGATCAAACTCTCCGTGAATGTTTACCCGTAATCGGGTGCACATCGCGTTGAGCGGAACAGCGGACCGGAATAAGATCCACTGTTCACAGCGTCCTCGCTGTGTGTTGCCTACCGGATCCGAAGAACCAATAGGACTTTCAAAGGAACCGCGTCTCTTACGAGACGGGGTATCAACATATCTGGCGTTGACTTTTGGCACGCTGTTGAGTTCTCAAGGAACGGACGCTTCCTTTGTACTCACCCTCTCGGGCTTTCCTCCGGGCTTTTCCCTTCGGTCTTGCGTTTCCGACTCTATCAGACTCTTTCGTGTCCGATTCCCGGTCGGCCGGGGGTCGCTTTCCAGTTCTCCGCTTTCGCGTTTCCCTTTCCGGCGATTCCGACTCTATCAGATCCTTTCGGGCCTGATTCCCAGTCAGCGTGGGCTGTCTTTCCGGCTGTTGGGCCGTTCCGACGAGTGAGACTTTAGCGGAATCCTCAGCCCCGAGCTAATCGGGTCGCGTCCCTTCGAACGCAGATTCCTCATTTCGCAAAAATGCACAGGAACGACACGACAGATCGTCGCTCGTCCGAATGGTTGCTGCGGAATGACTGTCCGGGGACCGACCGGGGTCGGAGCTCACGTCGGACAGCTCGGAGAACATTACGGATCTGTGAATGCCGTGTCAACTCTCCCGCGGCGGCGGCTCCGGCGCTCAGGCAGGGGCCCGGGCGGGCAGATGGCCCGGCCAGGCGGCGGATGCCTCCTGCCGGGCCATCGGGCTGCTGTCGCCGGTCGACCGGCACTCTCAGCCGTTGCCCGATGCCAGCTCGCGGCTGCGGTCGCGAGCTGCCTCCAGGGCCGCGATGAGCGCTGCCCGTACACCGTGGTTCTCCAGCTCACGGATGGCGTTGATGGTGGTGCCGGCCGGGCTGGTGACCGCTTCCCGCAGTTTCACCGGGTGTTCGCCGCTGTCCCTGAGCATCACGGCCGCGCCGATGGCCGCCTGGACGATCAGCTCGTGTGCCTGGGCACGGGGCAGACCGAGCAGGATGCCGGCATCGGTCATTGCCTCGACCAGGTAGTAGAAGTACGCAGGACCCGAGCCGGACAGGGCGGTGGCCGCGTCCTGCCGGCTCTCGGGCACCCGCACGGTCTTCCCCACTCCGCCGAAGATCTCCTCGGCATGGGTGAGGTGCACCTCGGTTGCGTGACTGCCCGGCGAGATGACGGACATGGCCTCGTCGACCAGGGCCGGGGTGTTGGTCATGACCCGGACCACCGGGGTGCCCGCCGCGAGCCGCTCCTCGAAGTAGGAGGTGGGGATACCCGCCGCGCCGCTGATGATCAGGCGGTCGGCGGGGACGTGCGGGGCAAGCTCGTCGAGCAGCGTGCCCATGTCCTGTGGCTTGACGGTGAGGATGAGGATGCCGGCGCGTTTCGCCGCTTCGGCGTTGGTGACCGCCTCCACGCCGTACCTGCTGCGGAGTTCTTCCGCTCGGGCGGGGCGGCGGGCGGTGACCAGGAGATGGGCCGGGGGCCAGCCGCCGCGGATCATTCCGCTGAGGAGGGCTTCGCCGATCTTGCCCGTGCCTAGGACTGCGACTGTCTGGGCCATGGCTCTGTTCACCTCGCCGGTGGGGATCTTTTCCGTGCGTGGTCATCCTTTCACCGGGCGGTCCGGGGCGCGGCTGGTGTCCGAGGGATGGGCCCCCGCGCCGGGCCGGCCGCGCCTCCTTTCACGCAGTACGCCGTCGCAGGGTGGCCGCACCCAGGGCGAGCACCAGCAGAGCCACCCCTCCGACGATCACCGCGTCACGGAAGAACACAGCTGTGGCGCTCTCGTGGCGCAGTACTTCGTTCATCGCGTCGACCGCGTACGACATCGGCAGGACATTGGAGATGCCCTCGAGGACGGGCTGCATCCGGCCGCGTGGAGTGAACAGGCCGCACAGGAGAAGCTGCGGGAAGATCACGGCCGGCATGAACTGGACCGCCTGGAATTCCGTAGCGGCGAAGGCCGAGACGAAGAGTCCGAGCGCGGTGCCGAGGAGGGCGTCCAGGAGGGCCACCAGGAGCAGCAGCCACGGGGAACCTGTGACGTCCAGGTCGAGCAGCCACACCGACAGGGCCGTGGCGACGGCCGACTGGACGACTGCCAGGAGACCGAAGGCCAGGGCGTAACCGGCGATGATGTCGGATTTGCCGATGGGCAGGGAGAGCAGGCGTTCCAGGGTGCCCGACGTGCGTTCACGCAAGGTCGCGATGGACGTCACGAGGAACATGGTGACCAGCGGGAAGATGCCGAGCAGCGAGGCGCCGATCGAGTCGAAGGTCCGGGGCGAAGCGTCGAACACATAGCGCAGCAGGACGATCATCACAGCGGGGATCACCAGCAGCAGTGCGATCGTGCGGGGGTCGTGGCGCAGCTGCCGCAGGACCCGGGCGGCGGTGGCGAGGGTGTGGTTCAGCGTCATCGGGACATCTCCTGGGTCGCCCGGGCTGCGTCCACCAGGTGGAGGAAGGCTTCCTCGACGGTCGGAGAGCCGGTACGGGTGCGCAGTTCGTCGGGGGTGCCGTCCGCCAGGATTTCTCCCTCGCGCATCAGCAGCAGCCGGTGGCAGCGTTCGGCCTCGTCCATGACGTGCGAGGAGACCAGGAGGGTGGTTCCGGTCCCGGCGAGGCTGTGGAACAGCTCCCAGAGGTCTCTGCGCAGGACCGGGTCGAGGCCGACCGTCGGCTCGTCGAGTACCAGGAGTTCCGGGGCGCCGAGCAGGGCAACCGCCAGCGAGACCCTGCTCCGCTGGCCGCCCGAGAGATTGCCTGCCAGGGAGTCGGCTTGGGTGGTCAGGTCGACCCGGCCGATGGCGCGGGAGACGTCGTCGCGGACGCCGAGGATCGCGGCGAAGTAGTCCAGGTTCTGGCGGACGGTGAGGTCGTCGTAGACCGATGGGGCCTGGGTGACGTATCCGATGCGCCGGCGCAGCGGGGCGGAGCCGGCGGGCCGGTCGAGGACGGTGAGCGCGCCGGTGACCTTTGCCTGGGTGCCTACCACCGAGCGCATCAGCGTGGACTTGCCGCAGCCGGAAGGCCCGAGCAGGCCGGTGATCCGGCCTCGCGGCACGGTGAAGTGCAGATCGTGCAGGACGGTTCGGGCGCCCCGTACGACGGTGAGGTTCTGGGCGGCGACGGCAGCCCCCTGGGAATTCATCATGTGATGAATAATCTTCCTGAGGGGCCGATGCGTCAAGGGCGGCGGTCAGTTGAGTGCGACGCTGAGATCCACGACATACGCCT contains:
- the proC gene encoding pyrroline-5-carboxylate reductase, with amino-acid sequence MAQTVAVLGTGKIGEALLSGMIRGGWPPAHLLVTARRPARAEELRSRYGVEAVTNAEAAKRAGILILTVKPQDMGTLLDELAPHVPADRLIISGAAGIPTSYFEERLAAGTPVVRVMTNTPALVDEAMSVISPGSHATEVHLTHAEEIFGGVGKTVRVPESRQDAATALSGSGPAYFYYLVEAMTDAGILLGLPRAQAHELIVQAAIGAAVMLRDSGEHPVKLREAVTSPAGTTINAIRELENHGVRAALIAALEAARDRSRELASGNG
- a CDS encoding ABC transporter permease, giving the protein MTLNHTLATAARVLRQLRHDPRTIALLLVIPAVMIVLLRYVFDASPRTFDSIGASLLGIFPLVTMFLVTSIATLRERTSGTLERLLSLPIGKSDIIAGYALAFGLLAVVQSAVATALSVWLLDLDVTGSPWLLLLVALLDALLGTALGLFVSAFAATEFQAVQFMPAVIFPQLLLCGLFTPRGRMQPVLEGISNVLPMSYAVDAMNEVLRHESATAVFFRDAVIVGGVALLVLALGAATLRRRTA
- a CDS encoding ABC transporter ATP-binding protein; translation: MMNSQGAAVAAQNLTVVRGARTVLHDLHFTVPRGRITGLLGPSGCGKSTLMRSVVGTQAKVTGALTVLDRPAGSAPLRRRIGYVTQAPSVYDDLTVRQNLDYFAAILGVRDDVSRAIGRVDLTTQADSLAGNLSGGQRSRVSLAVALLGAPELLVLDEPTVGLDPVLRRDLWELFHSLAGTGTTLLVSSHVMDEAERCHRLLLMREGEILADGTPDELRTRTGSPTVEEAFLHLVDAARATQEMSR